The following are encoded together in the Humulus lupulus chromosome 5, drHumLupu1.1, whole genome shotgun sequence genome:
- the LOC133777562 gene encoding probable RNA methyltransferase At5g51130: MKVEKRKGEEKVEQKKKKHKEIFPYDNYRNYYGYRLGQDIEEDPRLKVMKKEWFEGKNCLDIGCNNGIITIQIVLHGFRNQRYNSSICH, from the exons atgaaagtggAGAAGAGAAAAGGCGAAGAGAAAgttgaacaaaagaagaaaaaacacaaGGAGATATTCCCTTACGACAACTACAGAAACTACTATGGCTACCGT CTAGGTCAGGACATAGAGGAAGATCCTAGACTAAAGGTCATGAAGAAAGAATGGTTTGAAGgcaaaaattgtcttgacatcggcTGCAACAATGGGATTATAACCATTCAGATTG TCTTACATGGATTCAGAAACCAGAGGTATAATAGCAGTATATGCCATTAG